A region of Nitrospinota bacterium DNA encodes the following proteins:
- a CDS encoding nucleotidyltransferase domain-containing protein, whose translation MTRFGLDEKLVEKITNVLRGFGKVERAVIFGSRATGNYKNYSDIDIAVFAPDMSFEEYLAIRAALDDLPIIFTVDAVHYEGLGAETMKSRIIREGVEIYRRSAGNAIFVSR comes from the coding sequence ATGACCCGGTTCGGCCTGGATGAAAAACTGGTTGAGAAAATAACAAACGTCTTGCGCGGTTTTGGCAAGGTGGAGCGGGCGGTGATTTTCGGTTCCCGCGCCACCGGTAATTACAAAAACTATTCAGATATAGACATCGCGGTATTTGCCCCGGATATGAGTTTTGAGGAATATCTTGCCATTCGGGCGGCGCTGGATGATTTGCCCATTATATTCACCGTGGACGCGGTTCACTATGAAGGATTGGGCGCCGAGACGATGAAAAGCAGGATAATCCGCGAAGGCGTGGAGATTTACCGACGTTCCGCCGGTAACGCCATTTTCGTTTCACGCTAA
- a CDS encoding 6-phosphofructokinase yields MAENKKVLLVFDGGNAPGYTAVATSLTEEGDKRGYKVYAAFEGFRSLTGDHNAEERLIRLVMSRRTSWKLNAKGIPTRSLYRAVDQPGCEFRSERFPEFIKPEKQKSAAEYIGEMEFSHVIGVGGNGTLMGIKALNELLPDAQTGFINVSVDSDIKGDIAVGYLTGAEEGAKIARGLFDDAYTHKRIYILEMMGRDSGKHALMSGASARAHLIVLPGFKLPDAILGDIAGKLAENDHALIVVAEGYEREERAKFLPERVDAAMYFKRQLVNHGLSETPTRRIITEPFSRYLRGIRPLYLECAIAFLKAFNLFDAFEKGQTRVMPYYLGEHDHGIRGFDELETANQVDPRLLDLIDRMAIPSLRKYVAGEFRG; encoded by the coding sequence ATGGCCGAAAATAAAAAGGTTCTGCTGGTATTCGACGGGGGCAATGCGCCGGGCTACACAGCCGTGGCCACATCGCTGACCGAAGAGGGGGACAAACGCGGGTACAAGGTTTACGCCGCGTTCGAGGGGTTCCGCTCGCTCACCGGCGACCATAACGCCGAAGAACGGCTCATCCGGCTGGTGATGAGCAGACGCACAAGCTGGAAACTCAACGCCAAGGGGATACCCACCCGTTCGCTATACCGGGCGGTGGACCAGCCCGGGTGCGAGTTCCGCTCTGAACGTTTCCCTGAATTCATCAAGCCTGAAAAACAGAAATCAGCCGCCGAATATATCGGGGAGATGGAGTTTTCCCACGTCATCGGCGTGGGTGGCAACGGTACCCTTATGGGCATCAAGGCGCTCAACGAGCTTCTGCCGGACGCGCAGACGGGATTTATAAACGTCTCCGTGGATTCAGACATCAAAGGCGATATAGCCGTGGGCTACCTTACCGGGGCCGAGGAAGGCGCCAAGATCGCCCGGGGGCTCTTCGACGACGCTTACACCCACAAACGGATATACATTCTTGAGATGATGGGGCGGGACAGTGGTAAACACGCCCTTATGTCCGGCGCGTCGGCGCGGGCGCATCTTATCGTTCTGCCGGGTTTCAAACTGCCGGACGCGATCCTTGGCGACATCGCGGGGAAACTGGCTGAAAACGACCATGCCCTTATAGTGGTTGCGGAAGGGTATGAGCGGGAAGAGCGGGCGAAATTCCTGCCCGAACGGGTGGACGCGGCGATGTATTTCAAGCGACAGCTTGTGAACCATGGGCTTTCCGAAACCCCGACCCGGCGGATTATCACGGAGCCCTTCTCCCGATATTTGCGCGGCATCCGTCCCCTTTACCTGGAGTGCGCCATCGCTTTTCTGAAGGCTTTCAACCTGTTCGACGCCTTCGAGAAAGGGCAAACCCGCGTTATGCCCTATTACCTGGGGGAGCACGATCATGGCATCCGCGGTTTCGACGAGCTGGAGACCGCCAACCAGGTGGATCCGCGCCTGCTGGACCTGATAGACCGGATGGCGATACCAAGCCTCCGCAAGTATGTCGCTGGCGAGTTCCGGGGGTAG
- a CDS encoding nucleotidyltransferase substrate binding protein has protein sequence MAFDKPRFVEKRSDFIKAAARLGEALSEPESPMIRDAAIQRFESTYELAWKAMKLWLENLDIDARNPRDTLREALKQGLIDDGNGWSGLHETRNLTSHTYDEEMARRVYSFIKDHATGLFETLVKKLESLG, from the coding sequence ATGGCGTTTGATAAACCACGGTTTGTTGAGAAAAGGAGCGATTTCATCAAAGCGGCCGCCAGGTTGGGCGAAGCTTTGAGCGAGCCTGAATCGCCCATGATACGGGACGCGGCCATTCAGCGTTTCGAGTCCACCTATGAATTGGCGTGGAAGGCCATGAAGCTTTGGCTGGAAAATTTGGACATAGACGCAAGAAACCCGCGAGACACTCTTCGTGAAGCGTTAAAGCAAGGATTGATCGATGATGGCAATGGATGGTCCGGGCTTCATGAAACCAGGAACCTGACAAGCCACACCTATGACGAGGAAATGGCCAGGCGGGTTTACAGTTTCATAAAAGACCATGCAACGGGGCTTTTTGAGACTCTAGTTAAAAAACTGGAATCATTAGGTTGA